From a single Rissa tridactyla isolate bRisTri1 unplaced genomic scaffold, bRisTri1.patW.cur.20221130 scaffold_47, whole genome shotgun sequence genomic region:
- the LOC128903571 gene encoding olfactory receptor 14A16-like: MSNSSSISQFLLLASADTRELQLLHFGLFLGIYLAALLANGLIITTIARDHHLHTPMYFFLLNLSVLDLGSISTTVPKAMANSLWDNRTISYWGCVAQVFFFFFCAAAEFYLLTVMSYDRYVAICKPLHYGTLMGSRACVHMAAAAWGSGFLNALLHTASTFSLPLCQGNAVDQFFCEIPHILKLSCSGSFLRKAGLLILSCFLALVCFVLILLSYVQIFRAVLRIPSEQGRHKAFSTCLPHLAVVSLFISTGMFAYLKPPSISSPVLDLVVAFLYSVVPPAVNPLIYSMRNKELKDALRKLFEYNLL; the protein is encoded by the coding sequence atgtccaacagcagctccatcagccagttcctcctcctggcatccgcagacacacgggagctgcagctcttgcacttcgggctcttcctgggcatctacctggctgccctcctggccaacggcctcatcatcaccaccatcgcccgtgaccaccacctccacacccccatgtacttcttcctcctcaacctctctgttcttgacctgggatccatctccaccactgtccccaaagccatggccaattccctctgggacaacAGGACCATCTCCTACTGGGGATGTGtagcacaggtcttttttttctttttctgtgctgcagcagagttttatcttctcactgtcatgtcctatgaccgctacgttgccatctgcaaacccctgcactacgggaccctgatgggcagcagagcttgtgtccacatggcagcagctgcctggggcagtgggtttctcaatgctctgctgcacacggccagtacattttccctgcccctctgccagggcaatgctgtggaccagttcttctgtgagatcccccacatcctcaagctctcctgctcaggctccttcctcaggaaagctgggcttctaatattaagttgttttttagctcttgtgtgttttgttttgattctgttgtcctatgtgcagatcttcagggccgtgctgaggatcccctctgagcagggacggcacaaagccttttccacgtgcctccctcacctggccgtggtctccctgttcatcagcactggcatgtttgcctacctgaagcccccctccatctcctccccagttctcgatctGGTGGTGGCATTCCTCTACTCGGTcgttcctccagcagtgaaccccctcatctacagcatgaggaacaaagagctcaaggatgccctgaggaaactattTGAATACAATCTTCTTTAG
- the LOC128903572 gene encoding olfactory receptor 14J1-like, whose amino-acid sequence MSNSSSISQFLLLAFADTRELQLLHFGLFLGIYLAALLANGLIITAIACDHRLHTPMYFFLLSLALLDLGCISTTVPKSMANSLWENRAISYWGCAAQVFLFFFFMSAEFSLLTVMSYDRYVAICKPLHYGTLMGSRACVHMAAAAWGSGFLTALLHTASTFSLPLCQGNAVDQFFCEIPQILKLSCSHSYLREVWLLVLGCSLAFVCFVFIVLSYVQMFRAVLRIPSEQGRHKAFSTCLPHLAVVSLLVSTGLFAHLKPASISWSSLDLVVAVLYSVVPPAVNPLIYSMRNKELKDALRKLLGSHLL is encoded by the coding sequence atgtccaacagcagctccatcagccagttcctcctcctggcattcgcagacacacgggagctgcagctcttgcacttcgggctcttcctgggcatctacctggctgccctcctggccaacggcctcatcatcaccgccatcgcctgtgaccaccgcctccacacccccatgtacttcttcctcctcagcctcgccctccttgaccttggctgcatctccaccaccgtccccaaatccatggccaattctctGTGGGAGaacagggccatctcctactGGGGATGTGCTGCGcaggtctttctctttttcttttttatgtcagcagagttttctcttctcactgtcatgtcctatgaccgctacgttgccatctgcaaacccctgcactacgggaccctgatgggcagcagagcttgtgtccacatggcagcagctgcctggggcagtgggtttctcactgctctgctgcacacggccagtacattttccctgcccctctgccagggcaatgctgtggaccagttcttctgtgaaatcccacaaatcctcaagctctcctgctcacattcctacctcagggaagtttgGCTTCTTGTATTAGGTTGTTCtttagcttttgtttgttttgtgttcatcgtgctgtcctatgtgcagatgttcagggccgtgctgaggatcccctctgagcagggacggcacaaagccttttccacgtgcctccctcacctggccgtggtctccctgcttgtcagcactggatTATTTGCTCACTTGAAGCCCGCCTCCATCTCATGGTcatccctggatctggtggtggcagtgctgtactcagtggtgcctccagcagtgaaccccctcatctacagcatgaggaacaaagagctcaaggatgccctgaggaagcTATTGGGATCCCATCTCCTTTAG